GGGTCAATGGAGTCATAGGTGGTCCTCCAAATTTCAATAGTCCGCATTCTTAAGGAAAACACCAGAAAGCGAAAACAAACCTGTGAGACAATGAGGTGCATAATAGCCTTTGGTACGAGATCCTTGATTGTTTTCGTGATAATCCGCATGTAAGAATCCACTAGATTTCGGATTGTTTCCACCTGAATATATTTATTAGGAAGTTCCACTTTTGAATTGTGTTCGTGccaataagtaaataaattctcAAATCACTAAGAAATCCTAGTTACGCAGTATATTACTACTAACATTCATTTCAGTGACTATTTGGATGAATGACTCACCTGACGTTCCAACTGTGGATCCATAGAAGTCTCCTCAACAACCTCCTGATTCTAAAAAACAGCCTTAtcttggaaaatttgaaattggtACAGATCAGAAATTCATGCGATGAAAGTACATGCAATGTGAAAGAGAATCCATGACAAATTTCACACAAAACATGCAATCCACCTATACAGAAAAGAAGACGAGATTACTTTACCTCctaaaaaaacatggaattaCATCACCAAAATTGAAGGATGTAAACAAGTAACTATAACTTGTAACTGAAATCCTCACCTCATCGTCAGGTGCCTTTTGCTTTTCGGGATACACGCCAGCACGTAGGAATGAAGCCTTCCAAGCGTCCACTTCATCAAGGTTATTACATCCCAACTCAAGTTGTTTGTAGTCTTTATAGATGTTCCTTAAGTTACAAAAGTAACTTCAGCAATATAACTCATTGACAAAAGGAAGTGCAGAAGATTAGCAAACTTAGCACATGCCACAGCACATTTCACACAAGGAAAAGTATTTCCACAGGACAGAACTAAGAGAATgcaattgaaaaagaaaaatgtaaatctGAAAGCACCATCCCTCCCACTAACAATGTGGTAAAGTCTTGGTAAAAATTCTCCTTGGATGCGGGATATTCACttaattccttctttttgggATAAAAAATTAGTTAGGTAATATCAGAGCTTTTCACAAAGGAAGGAAGGTCCGGAATTATATTGAAGGTGGTTGGTTCATTTTAGATAGCAGAAGATTTAATTAGTGGTAAATCAGCCAATATAAATGGACATGTCTATTTATATTGACTGATTTACATCTCATGGCTCTAACAAAAAGATTTACATCTCATGGCTCTATATACGTCAGTTATATGGTGGGCTTATAATACAGTCTACTCTTACGctgatatagtcgggtcaaaacgatatgaatcaCAAGtttagttgcggtgcatttgcgtacgcgctcgaaacggcgcgtacgcaaatgttCCGTTACGCAAATTCAACCGTTAATGTGTCGGTCTTCAAAAGCTTGGAAAAtcatccttctattttttttaacaatttaGTCCAAGCCGGTAGCATCTTGAAAGCGTCCATATAACAGGCCGCAACTTTGAAAAAGCAGATAGCTGTGGATTTATCGAAGAAAGCTTTCTTTGGGAAGGCAATGCCAAACATGTTTCATCCACTGGTATTGAGATGAATGCCGCAACTGAACACGCTTTCGTTTCTGGGCAAATGTAAATTCCATAAAAACttaatttggaaacattttcgGGCatggaaaacatgaaaacgGCACATAGAACAAAATTCAAGTTCTGCAAAGTTCACTTTCAAATGTTGCTGTTCctcaatttgatttttcaagttttaccAAAACCTACGTGTGTACTATTCTCTCAAGCTGTGtaatttatgaaatatttcttgtaTTCTTGCAAGAGCATGTTGCTTTCCTTTAATTGCCATAATAAATCGACCATCTACGCTCTGGACGTGGGGAGGATTGAGCAGCTAGTGGAGCCTTATTTgttaagtcttttttttttcaaaattattctcCCGTATCccagaaaaaagtagtaaagaGCATGTAGTTCAggctttgataaaaaaaaaaggtcaaaaTGTTTGGGAGGGGACACTAGGGAAGACCAATCATCAGGAAAGAAATTAGCTCAGGACTTTTGGGATGGAGATGGAGCAAGCAGTGCTAGGACGCAAATGTTGTGGGAGAAGAGCGACGTACGCTAATAACGTCAGTGTCACACTACAACTATACGACACGACCGCTTATAGCGTGCGCTTACGTGATATGTTAGCGTTCTATAGGTAACACATATAGAATCACtcacttcctgaaaaaattagtaaaattgGTATTATTGTTAGCGTGTGATGGAGATTGAAGCAAAGGTTCAGATCGAAGGACAAACGTTGgacaaaagaaataagagaaagtTGACACCCCAGTTACCACATTCATTCACATAATTGCGCCATGATTCTGCGCGCCAACTTACGTTCTGAAAACGACTAGGCAAAAGACATTGGTGAATGGGAAACAGTACAagtaagtgaaataaaaaccaaTGCAACGATGGTTACTAGGCAAAGTCAAAATAAGCCAAGCAAAAAGATTTTTATAATCTTCGAACATCTTACTTTCCATCCGGGTAGAAGAGGGCGAACTTATGTTGGCGGGACATAAAACCGCTTTCAATGTCACGCAACTTAATGCCATCCAATGGGAGCATgtatttcttctccttctcctgAACGACAAGAATATCAAACTCGGATCTTTTAATATTCGATTCATATAACTCGCCTCATCATCTTTGAACCAGCTAAGACTGTCTGACATCAGTACAAACCAACAATCTTTTGAGCCTTTGATGAATGAGATGTTATTAATGGACAACCACCCCTTACGGATGACTTGCACGCCGAGgttcttctttgttgtttgtcCCTGAGATGCTTTCGCTTCAGCACTAAACCAGGATCAATCTTAGTCACAAGGagacttttttccatttaaaaaaatgatgcaaGTACTGAACAATTGTACAACTGTTGAGAAGACGTCTAAAAATGGAGATGAGAaggaattttgtttgaaatacttcaaaattaaatactatatagtaaataaatatacaaacatatatatatacaaaagATAGCACATACATGTTGAACTCTGTAAAAGTACTCACTTGCTGAACCCAATGAAGTCCTCGTGATTTGTATTCATGTAGGCAAGCTCATAATCGACGATAAGTGATATCTGGCTTTTTGCATATTGTTCCTTCTCACGGACTCGTGTCACAACAATTCGCTCGATTTCATCACGTAGTCTTGGGTAGCGTGctagctgtaaaaaaaagaagtacatGATCCATCAAGGCAAAACAAATGGCTATGTATATTAGTAACTCACGCATTCGGCACATTGTCTAATGACGTTGGCAAGCTCATTTACTACAAGATCTACGCATTTTAACGACGGTTCCTTCAAACGAgcgatttgtttttttgcgATTGCTTCGAAAGCCATGTCAGGTGTGAACAACCCCACCCTGAAGTATGTATcttaaataaaagaagagtTCAAGAAAATGTATGGTCGAGTTCGAAAAGGCAATAGGCAACAAGAGTTATAAAGGTTAATGGataaaaaactataaatataatatttagtcacaaaacaagaataaaactgcttcaaatttgaaataaaccaCTAGtcctttcttttcgaaaaagaagaagttgtGTAAGACCCACCAAATCATTCTTAAATGTCATGTTAACaaatgcaaggaaaaaaaaactttgtttaaaaatatataataacaacTGATACTTGCTTCATCAACTTCATTATGAAATTCTTTGCGCCGTGAATACAAggagaaaaagcaaagaaaaaaagagaaacatgaACACACCTAATACCATGGATATTACGGATTGCAAACTGGATCTCCTTTCGCATTTCCTTCTCATCAATTTCCATTTTGACAATTTCAAACGGAAAACGTTCATGGAAGagtctgaaaaagaaagatatttgaagaaaacaaaatatagtATTATTTGTTACGGttcctttttaaatttaagGGCACAACCTGTTGATTCTTGCACCACCACTTAATTCGTTTGTCGAGACAAGTTTAGCTGAAGATCCTTCAATGGACCTCTCAATGTCTACGGTGAATTGTTGCAccattctggaattttgtatGCATCTCGATACTAGTGTAAGTAATAATTGAGCAATACTGCATTCGATTCTTACTGGAGTAATGCTTTAGTTTTTCGTCCTGGATCATTCGGTTGGAAGTTCTTATACTCAGCAACATCTTTTTCTAATGCAAAAAGCTTCTTCTGAAGGCTGTCACGAAGTGTTGGTAGAGTATCCCTACAAttttaaataacaataaatgtCAGTAAAATTCAGACGCCCTTCGTACCTGATATGATTGGTTAACTGCTGATTGAGTGTGTGCTGAAGATACTGAGTACCCAATCGATCAGCCATATGTCTAAAGAATGATTGATCATACGGTCATCACATGATATAACCAAACATGAAATTTCAAGCAAATCGTTAATTCAGACtcaacgaaaataaaaaggaacacAAACACTGAGCGAaagcaaataaagaaaatgaattagaATTCACCTGTAGGCAGGGTGTGCCATGAAGAACTTCCTTTCGGCATCTAATGCGGAACGGATAtctttctttccaacaatatCCTTCTGACCGCGGTTAACCACTCCAACATACCCTGAAAAGATACGCAAGACAGAATATGACCGCTACTTTCCTTACAAATCGCAAAATAAGAACTTCTTTTACTATCATTCACATGTGCCAAACACCTACAAATTGCGCTCACAGAAATGTTTCccgtagcttttttttgttcctctacATTGACTCTCTCTCCATAACAATCCATAGATTacgattgaaaaaagaatgaatattGAAAACATGTAAACACGCCCAAACGAAGCTAATAAACGTATGTCGTTACTCTCACAAAACTCATGTcactcatgttgttttgataaTTTCATCGTTCTTGCCCTCCTAATAGAATTGAAAAGCATATTAAAAGATTACGTTAGGATGAAGTAAACGGTTACCTCTCCTAAGAGGGAACAAACGATTCTCGAGAATATCACGTGCATCAGTGCCTTCATCCATTAGATCTAATTTTGTCAGCACTCCGATTGTCCGCAGGCCTTGTGGATCTACTTCCTGGAAGTTTTCCTTTAGAAAGAGCTAGCGAAAATTAGGCAAACAAGATTACCTTCGCTAGTTTCAAAGCATCAGATGTGGCCAGATCACTATTAGCAGGTGTTACTGCCAGGATCAAGCACGTTTCTCTGTTTATGAACGTCAATATCATATCTCGAATCTGATGTTCGATATCGGGAGGCTGATCGCCAACTGGTACTTTCGTTAGGCCGGGGAGATCGATAAGGGTGAGGTTCAGCACTAAAAAATGACTATTGTACTTTATAAACAATAGCATATGTGTAACAGGAGAGCAAAAACGTTCAAACGATTAAAGACGGTGATATTTCCAAGGAAATAACATTAACATATGAAAATGGAAGTTATGAGTTttaatttactttaattttaattaagttCTAAGCGAGTAACACTTACCATTAGGACTGAAAACTCGCAAGTTGATTGGATGTGGTGATATTCCTTTATTAAGACCAGTAACTCGATCTGTttcatcttcaatttctttgcGAACGGCATCAAAATCCGTAAAATAATGTCCTTTTTTGTGCAAGAATTCGGCATACtctagaaaatgtgaaaaacttaggataagaaaaacaaaacaaaaacaagatacACACTTAAATGAGAGATATTCTAAGAATAGAAACCAGAAATCGAACTTACCATTTCTATCTTGAATTAATTGGAGAATAAGCGGACGGCGAGTAACAATACCGGATCCGCGAGGTAGgaaatctctgaaaaaagtCATCATCTCAAATGATATATAACCTGATTACTATAGATCGatctaaaaaatcaaatcctaTTCCAATATGCATGTTTCGAAAAAGGGCAACACGCAAAATTAGAAGGGATGACATCAAATATCGCCAAAATCGATGAAAGATACATATGGCTATGCCCGAGCGTTGTTAGGCGTTAGACAATATCGGTTTCAACTGAATCTCCGTCTAAGTTGCGAACAACGAGGACACTGCTAGGATTACGGAAAGCTCagcctatttttttaattcaaaaaaatagagcAAAGAAGGAATTGAAAATGATAGCAACCCACCTTCCAACGAAATTTTCCAACACCGATGATTTTCCAGCACTCTGTCCGCCAACTACAGCAATTTGAGGCAGTTCGAAATTTACAGTGGTACCTAGTTGTGAAAACGCATCCTGGAACAAAATCGATCAAATCAATAGCCGTCAAAAGGAGTCAATTCAACTAAAACCAAtggagaaattaatttttaaagaaaaaaccacaGGAGCTGCTCACCTGGACCCTATTTATAACGGGAATGAGTGCTTGCATTCCCTGGTTGGCCCACGCCATTTTTGCCCACTAATTTCGACAAGGTTATCAAAAATATAACCCGTCCAAGTCGAGGGCAGGTCTGAAATGAGGCAATGGCTTATATAATGCATTCGAAAGGAatgagcgaagaaaaaagagcggaAACACATCTCTTGACAAAATCTATCAAAAATGACATAGAAAATCCCCCAACGACACGGAGACATACGCTTAAAACGTAACACGAATTAGGTAATCTCCTAGAGATATAATAGTGGAGATGATaacagaattttaaaaaaaaaacatcaattaGTCATCAGGCCACGTGAGTCAGAATGGGGCGAAAACACGCGTACGCGACCGACGAGTGCGTTTGCGCCGAAATGTTCGGCCAACACCCGAAGCGGGAGCGCTTTTTATCGACATCTGGATCTGGTGGAGCCAGAAATTTGGCAAAAGCCGCTTATCCCCTCACTAAGAGAATTCCGACAAGAAAATAGGGTGGAAATGAACCAGACTCAAATATTATATGGgagaaaacaacacaaaaactaCACAAATCACTAGTAAACaacagtaaagaaaaaactatttgaaatGGCTTGAACAGGAGCAGAAAGTTGTGTGATACTTCCGAGTAAATTCgttggaaataaaagaaaataatagattATTCAAGCGAAAGAGTTGAAAAGAGTTCCCAGGTGATGAAAATTCTCAACgacatttgaaataatttgaacAAGTGCAGAAGGTTGCGTGCGTGCTTCGAATGTTgtaaaaatcgaagaaaattatGGATTGTTCACGCgataaagttgaaaaaaatttgctggACGAAGACAATTCCCCACAGTGGTGACGGCACAGTGTGTGAATGGGTCACCGATCACATGCTGGAGCAATAAATCATGGAAGAATTATGGTGGTAATTATGGTAAAGTCGGTATGATTACggtaaaattttattaaacgCGCTAAAACGTTTCTATGCTCTAATGTTTACCCTAAACGATTATGGTGGgactttatttttgtgttctgaCGTTAGAAAAAGAGTACAAGAAAGCACAAATCCAGTTCACCATGCTGAGAACTTCAAGAAAAGAGGACTTGAAGATTGTAAAACAGTACTATTTCTCGTGAACAAAGACGCATTTCTCATTTACTTCACTTCCTTTCGAACACATTCTCTTTTAAGTGATAAAGAACTCCAAGAAGCAAAGAAGTTACTTGAATAATTTTCCAACTTTAACATCTACACATTCAAGAGGTTCcaccacaattttttcttttgcttcagGGTTCCCCGAAACTTGTTAGGGGTCTGGCCatagaaataacaaaatacaGTACAGTGAAGTCAAAACTGTCCCAGAACGTGGTGTAGCTACGTAAGCGGTTTCGCACGAAATGGGATGGTGGGACCATTGCTGATCTCTAGAGTCCGGTTGGAACAAGCGAGGGTCCCGTCTAGAACAGAACCGCCTACCCGATTCCACCAGGCTTCAAGTCTTCAACTTCTATTCTCTATTGTTCTCTCAGGAACgagttcttctattttttccatttcctcttttccGACATGACGTATCACTCTGCGGTGGAAGAAAACCTGTCGGTTTCTTGGAAGCAGAACATTCAATTCCATTTTTGTACTTACTTTAATACTTTTAATGATAGTCTGTACGTCTCCATTTATTTGTGATTCTATGGAAAAacatgttctggaagttctgaATTGTGACAGTAGACAAACAACAGTAAAAGTGATGGAGCTATGATAGAAAGGGAACAAGAACTAGCCAAATGCACGTTTCCGAAGGAATGCTCTTTATACCATATATAATTACTGTAAATGATAGTCTGTACGTAAAATATGAGTTCTATACCGAGACCGGTCTAGAATGCTATCAACTTCAATAGAAGGAACGGCTTTTTATGCTTTTGCGCCGGCTTTGCGCGGACTCCTAAAGCGGCGCCTCTGTAATTATGTGCTCCATTGTTGTTAATCTGACCCAAACCAAATTATGGGCAAAAAATGTCCTATGGTCCACCAGTGTTGTGAGGAAAAGTAGTGCTAATCCAGACAAAGCGAAATAAAGGCGGAATAGTGTGGACTTTCAAGTTCAGGGCTGGGTATTGGTTGAGTTATGAATCCTTTTcaagtgtaaagagttgtgaAGTAATTAGAGAAGAGTAATTAGGGGCCAGCTGTGCTGCGTGCGTTTTTGAGTGCAGTGAAAAAGTgctttcttttcgaaatcaaATTGAATTCGGTAAGATTCTTCGAGGATTCGACGAAGCACCAAATTTGTTGGTTCTTTTTAGGGTCGTCTGCGAAGATGCCGCGGAACCCTCGTCAGGATCTTCGTAGGTGATttgcgaggaaaaaaaacttattggaaatttgccaaattttgAGCACAACTGTGTCCCGCATTCTTTACGACTTTTGTCGAATGTGTTCAGCTAGGTAGACGCGGCTCTCTGCTCATCCTCTGTCTGACACGTGCTCCATTTTGATTCCGagctgctccaatcgaacacgAACGTTCactcggttgaacacattcaacTCCGACTATGCATAAAAGTAAtagcaagaaatttttgtaaaggagtgtagtttgaaaaaaaaaataattcaggaGCACACCTATCAGACTAACCCCTTTGTCTGGAAATTTCCACTGGTTTTCTTAAGGATGCTGGATAAATGAATTTTCAGGAACATGCAAGTAAACAAATTCCTTAAGAAAATTTGCACTAATttgttcgtttatttatttacttaaaaaTACCCATGGGTATGCCACAAaacataaaacagaaacaaaaaacagcagagctcactagaatttcgccgaagttttagtttttgtgcagaaatgctgaaatttgCTTAAGAATGATGGATAAAACTTCTGGAACGATCGAACAACTCCAAAAATAAAGCGTTTCTGCATAGTTCCTTGGGCCTAGGGAAGTTACTCATCGATCTATGCGGCAACCTAACTGGACTCGCTTTGAAAAACGTTGAGCAGAGAGGTAGCAGAGGACACGAAAAGGTCGATACTTGTTAGCTCCTTATTTGCTTGCATTACGCGGAATGTTATTCGATCGGCGCTTACCTCCGGACACAaacgaatgaacgaacgaacgaaaaaTGCGGGAATTACTGAAACGTCAACGAAAAATCATGCATTGGGAACACTGAGAAAACTGGTTGCGTATTTGAGGTTTGtggggagaaaaaagaaaacacgatGAGGTAAGGAGCACTTCGTGACACGAGCGAGCGAAACCACCGTCTATTCAGTCAAGTTGTATATACGGATGTGTAGATGTGTGGACGTATGGGATGTGAAAATATTGTCGGACTCGGTGGATTTGAGTGACATGAACAACGCGTAGATGAATTAGCTTGACGCTAATAGCCGACGAGGAAGCTATTAATAGGTTGGCGATCCCAGGAAAGACTGCAGTTACAGAttacactttaaaaaatataataatatgaattaTCATCGATAATATAAAATCGATAATATAAAAACATTATAATGAAATGCAAAAGatcaactaaaaaataaaaacaaaacataataaaataactcaaaatatgaaatataaaataatatatgaaAACACGAATGGgatatgaatatgaaatataataaaaataattaaaatacataaaataatgtaaaaaaaagtatgaatatTCAATAAGTGCGCAATTAGGGTATATTCGGTGTATTCCCAAGAGAGACGTGAATTTTAAACGTAGACCGTCCGGGAGAGGAGAAATCCAGCCAGGAACACCTCTCTCACTTCGCTCCCCCCGCTAGAAATTATACCGTATGTATCGGAAACTGGAAACGGTGACTAATTCTGGACGTAACACTGTTTTACAAGCTCCAAATAAAACAAGAGAAGGCAACTCCTCTTGAAATCCTACGCACTAACATCTTCTTGTTCTTCCCAAGTTTATTGCCCACTTGGTAGTCGTGGAATGGTGGCCATTCTCCGGGAATCGATAGAGATTAACTGCAAGATGAGACTGGCGTGTGGAatggaaaaatccagaagaaatgtCGATTGTGAGACCGTGAACCTAATAAGAGATACATAGGTTTCTTGACCTTTCGCAAAACCTAGAATAGTTCCTGTAACTGTCCTCATTGTTAATTGTATCCTGGAAGATACCAGTAACCCGCAGTGATTTAACCGCTCCGGATGCCAGAACCCAGGATCCGGGACTGGTCTGATTTCTCCCAACTTATCCATTCCAGCACAACTtgtgtacatatatgtatgaCCGGGCAATGGTCTTTGTCAGATGTGTCATCAATCGATAATGCAGTGTATTCAGTTCGTCGCAAAATTTTTATGACGTTTAAGgcaacatatcacgaaatgAACGATGTTCGAGTCTCTCTGGGACAATATGGATCTCTGGATGTatattacgagtatgagcgcaaACACGGCCAATTCGTTCTAgttatcctgaaaaacggcgtggaaaacgaAGAATTTGTTCCTACGATATGCGAGgaaacgcgccacccttgcatgCATGCTCtgtcccctcagcagcttattcattggttttacttggataggatgatgaggagaccttattgatTCTCAACCGCTCGCTCGTTGACGCGACG
This is a stretch of genomic DNA from Necator americanus strain Aroian chromosome II, whole genome shotgun sequence. It encodes these proteins:
- a CDS encoding hypothetical protein (NECATOR_CHRII.G4784.T1); translation: MAWANQGMQALIPVINRVQDAFSQLGTTVNFELPQIAVVGGQSAGKSSVLENFVGRDFLPRGSGIVTRRPLILQLIQDRNEYAEFLHKKGHYFTDFDAVRKEIEDETDRVTGLNKGISPHPINLRVFSPNVLNLTLIDLPGLTKVPVGDQPPDIEHQIRDMILTFINRETCLILAVTPANSDLATSDALKLAKEVDPQGLRTIGVLTKLDLMDEGTDARDILENRLFPLRRGYVGVVNRGQKDIVGKKDIRSALDAERKFFMAHPAYRHMADRLGTQYLQHTLNQQLTNHIRDTLPTLRDSLQKKLFALEKDVAEYKNFQPNDPGRKTKALLQMVQQFTVDIERSIEGSSAKLVSTNELSGGARINRLFHERFPFEIVKMEIDEKEMRKEIQFAIRNIHGIRVGLFTPDMAFEAIAKKQIARLKEPSLKCVDLVVNELANVIRQCAECLARYPRLRDEIERIVVTRVREKEQYAKSQISLIVDYELAYMNTNHEDFIGFSNAEAKASQGQTTKKNLGVQVIRKGWLSINNISFIKGSKDCWFVLMSDSLSWFKDDEEKEKKYMLPLDGIKLRDIESGFMSRQHKFALFYPDGKNIYKDYKQLELGCNNLDEVDAWKASFLRAGVYPEKQKAPDDENQEVVEETSMDPQLERQVETIRNLVDSYMRIITKTIKDLVPKAIMHLIVSQVTQFMHDELLAHIYQCGDTETLMEESQQEAQKREEMLRMYHACKEALRIISEVNMSTLGDAPPPLPPSDYRPMPSGPSPIPRPAPAPPGGRQAPMPPRPGGPGGPPPMHRGPPGPPPGAGGYPPPLVPTRVPTPSNGTAPQIPARPIVPARPF